One genomic window of Dermacentor andersoni chromosome 8, qqDerAnde1_hic_scaffold, whole genome shotgun sequence includes the following:
- the LOC126529055 gene encoding uncharacterized protein, with translation MASRMSLAAAALLMVILLVVALSSAQEYPPPGRPGGSGRDCHYLCFLDNCNRRKCYYTCNRPRYCEEQASLLLTAGSAAVDGGVVSAFPSQADDVDDADVPDVPSAPAATPSA, from the exons ATGGCGTCCAGAATGTCCCTAGCCGCTGCGGCTCTGTTGATGGTGATTCTCCTGGTGGTGGCGCTGTCGTCTGCTCAAGAGTACCCGCCTCCCGGACGGCCTGGAGGAAGCGGTCGCGACTGCCACTACCTCTGTTTCCTCGACAACTGCAACCGTCGCAAGTGCTACTACACCTGCAATCGACCACGGTACTGCGAGGAACAGGCGTCTCTATTACTCACGGCGG GGTCTGCAGCAGTGGACGGCGGCGTGGTGTCGGCGTTTCCTTCCCAGGCGGATGACGTGGACGATGCGGACGTGCCGGACGTTCCGTCGGCGCCTGCTGCGACGCCAAGCGCCTGA